TTTGCTGCGCGGATCTGGCTAGGTTACGGCACGCCGCCCACCCGACCGAGACGACAACTTGCTACGGGGCATCCGCGCCAATCAGGAGAACGACGATGTTCATCGCTATTATTGTCGCTAAAGTGCTTATCCTGACTTTTCTGGCAGTCGGTGTGGCGACCATCCTGGCGACCTACTATCGCCGGCGTCGCAACGGCGTGCGGCCTTGGCGCGCCGCGAATTCACGCATCCTGGGCTACGATCCGCCAGCTGTCGAGATCGTCCAACCGGACTTCCCGTCACACACTACCGGCGAACCGAATGGCTAAGCGACACAGCGGCGTTCCCGTTATCTTTCGGCTCACACCGAAGGTGTCGGGATGAACATCGACGGGGGCGCCACCATGGTCGGAGCAACCCCCAAAAACGTAGGCCTTCACCCATGAGCTCCCCCCAAACCGACCGCAAGGACCGCACTGGCCGCCTGTCAACCCCTCAGCGGTGAAACAACCACGACCGGCACTCGCCTGGATACTTGCGAGTTTGATACTGGCCGCCGCAGCTGCAGTCGCCGCGCATGCAATCTGCTCGACCACATCGACGACCGCCGGACGGCCCGTCAAAGCACCGCCTCCAGCGGTTGAACTTGCGCTGCCCGACTCCTCCCAACTCAGCCAGGCGCTGGCTGGCCTGCCGGTGAACAACCACGAAGCCATCAATGTCGGCGGCATCGACGTCTTGCGCGTTGACGACAACGCATCATCGCCGAGTCGATGTGCAGGAATCACTCACGCCGGCTACTTGCCTAGCTTTCAAGGCGCTCCGGTGCGTACAGCATCCCGATCATTGTGGGAGTCCCCGCCAGGCCACGATGACTCAATCAGCATCGTCATCTCGGTCGTCGAGCTCGACTCCGCGCTCGACGCCACGACCTGGTACACCAAGACCGCGGCCCGCTGGGCGGCATGCGCCCACACCGAAGTCACCGAGCGCTACAGCAACACTGCATTCATCCAAAAGGTCTCCGCCGTTGGCGATTCCGGTAATAAGCTGACCACCGACTTAACTGTCACCACAGAAGACGGACTGGTCACACCGAAAACCAACCATCGAGCATTGATGTTGAAGTCGCGCTTCATCGTCGACGTCGAGGGCCTCGCTACGAAAGACAGCTCCAGCGCAGCGAAATTGGATGCGACGAAGATCGCCGATTTAACCGCTGATCGACTCCCCTAGCCGCCATGTCGCCCGACGGGTTCGCGGGATCTCGACCGGCGGCAGCTGCCCAGCAACACTTGCAACGATAACAACCGGGGCCCAGACCGGCCGGATGCGAATGGTTGTGACCCCGCCCCCGCGGCCGGTTGACATATCCCCCTACATGTCGTAGTCATAAGACATGGCGGCAACTTTGTCTCACACGCCTCGGTTCCAGCTGGCCACCGCGGAGACGTGGGCCGAGCCGTGGCCGATGTACCGAGAGCTGCGCGATCACGACCCGGTCCACCACGTGGTGCCGCGGAGCAAGCCT
This genomic stretch from Mycobacterium paraterrae harbors:
- a CDS encoding sensor domain-containing protein codes for the protein MKQPRPALAWILASLILAAAAAVAAHAICSTTSTTAGRPVKAPPPAVELALPDSSQLSQALAGLPVNNHEAINVGGIDVLRVDDNASSPSRCAGITHAGYLPSFQGAPVRTASRSLWESPPGHDDSISIVISVVELDSALDATTWYTKTAARWAACAHTEVTERYSNTAFIQKVSAVGDSGNKLTTDLTVTTEDGLVTPKTNHRALMLKSRFIVDVEGLATKDSSSAAKLDATKIADLTADRLP